From Candidatus Nitricoxidivorans perseverans, the proteins below share one genomic window:
- a CDS encoding histone H1-like DNA-binding protein, with protein MAEEKKAKKPAAKKAAPAKKPAAKKAAPAKKPAAKKAAPAKKPAAKKAAPAKKPAAKKAAPAKKPAAKKAAPAKKPAAKKAAPAKKPAAKKAAPAKKPAAKKAAPAKKPVAKKAAPAKKPAAKKAAPAKKPVAKKAAPAKKPVAKKAAPAKKPVAKKAAPAKKPAAAPATPSTAATPGIKSSLNPAAAWPFPTGSRPS; from the coding sequence ATGGCTGAAGAGAAGAAAGCCAAGAAGCCCGCTGCCAAGAAGGCCGCTCCGGCGAAGAAGCCCGCTGCCAAGAAGGCCGCTCCGGCGAAGAAGCCCGCTGCCAAGAAGGCCGCTCCGGCGAAGAAGCCCGCTGCCAAGAAGGCCGCTCCGGCGAAGAAGCCCGCTGCCAAGAAGGCCGCTCCGGCGAAGAAGCCCGCTGCCAAGAAGGCTGCTCCGGCGAAGAAGCCCGCTGCCAAGAAGGCTGCTCCGGCGAAGAAGCCCGCTGCCAAGAAGGCTGCTCCGGCGAAGAAGCCCGCTGCCAAGAAGGCCGCTCCGGCGAAGAAGCCCGTTGCCAAGAAGGCTGCTCCGGCGAAGAAGCCCGCTGCCAAGAAGGCTGCTCCGGCGAAGAAGCCCGTTGCCAAGAAGGCTGCTCCGGCGAAGAAGCCCGTTGCCAAGAAGGCCGCTCCGGCGAAGAAGCCCGTTGCCAAGAAGGCTGCTCCGGCGAAGAAGCCCGCTGCTGCTCCGGCAACGCCTTCCACCGCTGCGACGCCCGGAATCAAATCCTCACTGAATCCGGCGGCGGCTTGGCCGTTTCCTACCGGCTCCCGCCCATCCTGA
- the pbpG gene encoding D-alanyl-D-alanine endopeptidase, whose translation MNRAIIVLLVSLGVAFGPAVSEALAASQRKKMVIAVGKKPVKSVARHKAYVHANGASVDDTRDLMLRSSSVLVQDQVTGAVLFEKNADAVVPIASLTKLMTAMVALDARLPLDEMLDIGKDDVDTLKGTHSRLRVGAILSREEMLRLALMSSENRAAAALSRHYPGGRDAFVAAMNQKAQALGLTDTRFSDSTGLTAANVSSARDLTRLVDAAHHYPLIREFSTTADYKVAIAGRPQMFRNTNSLVKSAAWEIGLSKTGYISEAGKCLVMQAWLNNKPMIIVLLDSWGRLTRIGDANRIKRWVESAALPQLQTAG comes from the coding sequence ATGAATAGAGCGATCATCGTGCTGCTCGTTTCGCTGGGAGTCGCGTTTGGCCCGGCCGTGAGCGAGGCGCTGGCGGCGTCCCAAAGAAAAAAGATGGTCATCGCCGTCGGGAAGAAGCCGGTCAAATCCGTGGCGAGGCACAAGGCTTATGTGCACGCCAATGGCGCCTCCGTGGACGACACCCGCGACCTGATGCTGCGATCCTCGTCGGTACTGGTTCAGGACCAAGTCACCGGCGCCGTCCTGTTCGAAAAGAACGCCGACGCCGTGGTCCCCATCGCTTCCCTCACCAAGCTGATGACAGCCATGGTGGCTCTCGATGCCAGGCTTCCCCTCGATGAAATGCTGGACATCGGCAAGGATGACGTGGACACCCTCAAGGGCACCCACTCTCGCTTGCGGGTCGGCGCGATCCTCTCGCGTGAGGAAATGCTGCGCCTGGCGCTGATGTCCTCCGAAAACCGCGCCGCCGCCGCCCTTTCGCGCCACTACCCGGGCGGCCGCGATGCCTTCGTCGCCGCCATGAACCAGAAGGCCCAGGCGCTGGGGCTGACCGACACGCGCTTCTCCGACTCGACGGGGCTGACGGCCGCCAACGTTTCCAGCGCCCGCGACCTCACCCGGCTGGTGGATGCCGCGCACCACTATCCCCTGATCCGGGAATTCTCGACTACCGCCGATTACAAGGTGGCCATCGCCGGCCGGCCGCAGATGTTTCGAAACACCAACAGCCTGGTGAAGAGTGCCGCCTGGGAAATCGGCCTGTCCAAGACCGGCTACATCAGCGAGGCCGGCAAGTGCCTGGTCATGCAGGCCTGGCTCAACAACAAGCCGATGATCATCGTCCTCCTGGATTCCTGGGGCCGCCTGACACGCATCGGCGACGCCAACCGCATCAAGCGCTGGGTGGAAAGCGCGGCCCTGCCGCAGTTGCAGACGGCCGGCTGA
- a CDS encoding pyruvate carboxylase — MKQIRSLLVANRSEIAIRILRAASEMGIRTVAIFSSEDRFALHRLKADESYRVGAGKKPIQAYLDIDDIVRVAKEARVDAIHPGYGFLSENPDFAEACERAGIAFIGPDAEVMRLLGNKVSARELAQKAGVPVMPATGALPADLDEVKRQAAAIGYPLMLKASWGGGGRGMRVIETEADLAPMIEVARREALAAFGNDEVYLEKLVRRARHIEVQVMGDTHGNLVHLFERDCSVQRRNQKVVERAPAPYLSHANRVELCESALRLARAANYTHAGTVEFLMDADTGRFYFIEVNPRIQVEHTVTEAVTGADIVKAQIRITEGARIGDPDSFVPRQEDVRLAGHAIQCRVTTEDPENNFTPDYGRIGMYRSAAGFGIRLDAGTAYTGAVILPYYDSLLVKVTAWGHTPDEAAVRMDRALREFRIRGLSSNLLFLENVIEHPLFRSGECTTRFIDETPELFKLKKRRDRASRLMNFLAEVTVNGNPEMKGRARPALPMAQPIKPRCDLSAPLPPGTRDRLLQLGAAGFADWMRNEKRVLLTDTTMRDAHQSLFATRMRTHDMLEIAPHYARMLPGLFSLECWGGATFDVAMRFLKEDPWQRLAQLREAVPNIMLQMLLRASNAVGYTNYADNVVRYFVQQAAKEGIDVFRVFDSLNWVDNMRVAMDAVIESGALCEAAICYTGDIFDKARPKYNLKYYVNLAKQLEKAGTHILGIKDMAGVCRPRAAAELVRVLKQEIGVPIHFHTHDTSGISAASVLAAVEAGADAVDGALDAMSGLTSQPNLGSIAAALAGSGRDPGMDPDAMQALSHYWEGVRRTYAPFEADIRSGTADVYRHEMPGGQYTNLREQARAIGIEHRWADISRAYADVNLLFGDIVKVTPTSKVVGDMALFMVANNLTPEDVTDPVREIAFPDSVISLMRGELGFPPDGFPSALQKKVLKGAPPLSGRAGDSMPPVDLEARRAEGETAVGRKLTDTDLASYLMYPKVFKDYAAHHARYGDVSVLPTPAFFYGLQDHEEIAVELERGKSPIISLQGTAGPDEEGHVKVFLELNGQSRLIRVPKAGLATVKTRLKAEDGNPMHLGAPMPGAVVTVAVHTGQKVEKGAPLVSIEAMKMESMLTAEREAVVKAVHVRPGESVEAKDLLLEFA; from the coding sequence ATGAAACAGATCCGCAGCCTCCTGGTCGCCAATCGCAGCGAGATCGCCATACGCATCCTGCGCGCGGCCTCCGAAATGGGCATCCGCACGGTCGCCATCTTTTCCAGCGAGGACCGCTTCGCCTTGCACCGACTGAAAGCAGACGAGTCCTACCGGGTCGGCGCCGGCAAGAAGCCGATCCAGGCCTATCTCGATATCGACGACATCGTCCGCGTCGCGAAGGAAGCCCGCGTGGACGCCATCCATCCGGGGTATGGATTCCTGTCGGAGAACCCGGACTTCGCCGAGGCTTGCGAGCGGGCCGGCATCGCCTTCATCGGACCCGACGCGGAAGTCATGCGTCTTCTGGGCAATAAGGTGTCGGCGCGCGAGCTGGCGCAGAAGGCGGGGGTGCCCGTGATGCCGGCGACCGGCGCGCTGCCGGCCGACCTTGATGAGGTCAAGCGCCAGGCGGCCGCCATCGGCTATCCGCTGATGCTCAAGGCCAGCTGGGGCGGCGGCGGGCGCGGCATGCGGGTCATCGAGACCGAGGCCGACCTCGCCCCCATGATCGAGGTGGCCCGCCGCGAAGCCCTGGCCGCCTTCGGCAACGACGAGGTCTACCTCGAAAAACTGGTGCGCCGCGCCCGCCACATCGAGGTGCAGGTGATGGGCGACACCCACGGCAACCTGGTCCATCTGTTCGAGCGCGACTGCTCGGTGCAGCGCCGTAACCAGAAGGTCGTCGAGCGGGCGCCGGCGCCCTACCTGAGCCATGCGAACCGCGTCGAGCTGTGCGAGTCCGCCCTGCGGCTCGCCCGGGCCGCGAACTACACGCATGCCGGCACGGTCGAGTTCCTGATGGACGCCGACACGGGCAGGTTCTACTTCATCGAAGTCAATCCGCGCATCCAGGTCGAGCATACCGTCACCGAGGCGGTGACGGGCGCGGACATCGTCAAGGCCCAGATACGCATTACGGAGGGCGCGCGCATCGGGGACCCCGATTCCTTCGTGCCGCGCCAGGAAGACGTGCGGCTGGCCGGCCACGCCATCCAGTGCCGCGTCACCACCGAGGATCCGGAAAACAACTTCACTCCCGATTATGGCCGCATCGGCATGTACCGCAGCGCCGCTGGCTTCGGCATCCGGCTCGACGCCGGCACCGCCTACACCGGCGCCGTCATCCTGCCTTACTACGATTCGCTGCTGGTCAAGGTCACCGCCTGGGGTCATACGCCCGACGAGGCCGCCGTCCGCATGGACCGCGCACTGCGCGAGTTCCGCATCCGCGGCCTGTCGTCGAACCTGCTATTTCTCGAGAACGTCATCGAGCATCCATTGTTTCGATCGGGCGAGTGCACCACCCGCTTCATCGACGAGACGCCGGAGCTCTTCAAGCTCAAGAAGCGGCGCGACCGGGCAAGCCGGCTCATGAATTTCCTCGCCGAGGTGACGGTCAACGGCAACCCGGAGATGAAGGGCCGCGCGCGGCCGGCGCTGCCGATGGCCCAGCCCATCAAGCCCCGGTGCGACCTCTCCGCGCCTCTGCCGCCCGGCACGCGCGACCGGCTGTTGCAGCTGGGCGCAGCCGGGTTCGCCGACTGGATGAGGAACGAAAAGCGCGTGCTGCTCACCGACACCACGATGCGCGACGCGCACCAGAGCCTGTTCGCCACGCGCATGCGCACGCATGACATGCTGGAGATAGCGCCCCACTACGCGCGCATGCTGCCTGGCTTGTTTTCGCTCGAGTGCTGGGGCGGCGCGACCTTCGATGTGGCCATGCGGTTCCTCAAGGAAGACCCGTGGCAGCGCCTCGCCCAACTACGCGAGGCCGTGCCCAACATCATGCTACAGATGCTGCTGCGGGCCTCGAACGCCGTGGGCTACACCAATTACGCCGACAACGTCGTGCGCTACTTCGTGCAGCAGGCGGCGAAGGAGGGCATCGACGTCTTCCGCGTCTTCGACTCGCTGAACTGGGTCGACAACATGCGCGTGGCGATGGACGCCGTGATCGAATCCGGCGCCCTTTGCGAGGCGGCCATCTGCTACACGGGCGATATTTTCGACAAGGCCCGCCCCAAGTACAACCTCAAGTACTACGTGAATCTCGCCAAGCAGCTGGAGAAGGCCGGCACCCACATCCTGGGCATCAAGGACATGGCCGGCGTCTGCCGGCCGCGCGCCGCCGCCGAGCTGGTGCGGGTGCTCAAGCAGGAAATCGGCGTGCCGATCCATTTCCATACCCACGATACCAGCGGCATCAGCGCTGCCTCGGTGCTGGCCGCCGTGGAGGCGGGCGCCGACGCGGTGGACGGCGCGCTCGACGCCATGAGTGGGCTCACCTCCCAGCCGAACCTTGGCTCGATCGCCGCGGCGCTGGCCGGCTCCGGGCGCGATCCGGGCATGGACCCCGACGCCATGCAGGCGCTGTCCCACTACTGGGAAGGCGTGCGCCGCACCTACGCGCCCTTCGAGGCCGACATCCGCTCCGGCACGGCCGACGTCTATCGCCATGAGATGCCCGGCGGCCAATACACCAACCTGCGCGAGCAGGCCCGCGCCATCGGCATCGAGCACCGCTGGGCGGACATCTCCAGGGCCTACGCCGACGTGAACCTGCTGTTCGGCGACATCGTCAAGGTCACTCCCACTTCCAAGGTGGTGGGCGACATGGCGCTGTTCATGGTGGCCAACAACCTGACGCCGGAAGACGTGACGGATCCCGTCCGCGAGATCGCCTTCCCGGATTCCGTGATCTCGCTGATGAGGGGCGAGCTGGGCTTTCCGCCCGACGGCTTTCCGTCCGCGCTCCAGAAGAAGGTGCTCAAGGGCGCGCCGCCGCTTTCCGGCCGCGCCGGCGACTCGATGCCGCCGGTCGACCTGGAAGCCCGGCGCGCGGAAGGCGAGACCGCCGTGGGCCGCAAGCTCACCGACACCGATCTCGCCTCCTACCTCATGTATCCGAAGGTGTTCAAGGATTACGCCGCCCATCACGCCCGCTACGGCGACGTCTCCGTGCTGCCCACGCCCGCCTTCTTCTACGGCCTGCAGGATCACGAGGAGATCGCCGTCGAACTGGAACGCGGCAAGAGCCCGATCATCTCCCTCCAGGGCACCGCGGGCCCCGACGAGGAAGGCCACGTCAAGGTGTTCCTCGAACTCAACGGACAGTCGCGCCTGATCCGCGTGCCCAAGGCCGGCCTGGCAACCGTCAAGACGCGGCTCAAGGCCGAGGACGGCAACCCAATGCATCTGGGCGCGCCCATGCCGGGCGCCGTCGTCACCGTCGCCGTCCATACCGGGCAGAAGGTGGAAAAGGGCGCGCCGCTGGTTTCCATCGAGGCCATGAAGATGGAAAGCATGCTGACCGCCGAGCGGGAGGCCGTCGTCAAGGCCGTGCATGTCCGGCCCGGTGAGTCCGTCGAGGCCAAGGACCTGCTCCTGGAGTTCGCCTGA
- a CDS encoding ATP-binding protein: protein MTQATFSADSAAPPSGVHGEVPADAFWRSLHYFSLYRLIIAAVFLAVFIPTGGALNLGSEAPVLFQWTGYLYLLLAFGFLLILRRFHWAFNLQLTIQVACDVLALTLMMHASGGAKSGIAVMLLVVLAGAGLVGQGRMAVFYAALATLAVLSEQSFRFLYQDASPEDFIRIGLTSVGFFATAIIARLLARRIVANEDLARRRGVELADQLRINQQVIRDMQDGVLVVDKDGHVRQHNPQAEVLLDVHPPESPDLATFSVSLAEHFARARFMEEETGKTVRVPGSGRLLRARFLPPGEGGNTLIYIEDFDRVQAQAQQIKLAALGRLTANIAHEIRNPLAAISHAAELLPEEQRADRQERLIRIIGDNVRRLNRLVSEVLELGRRDRAQPEPVLLPGFLRKFLDEYAIHDPTVRERVALAADAEAIFCFDRAHLHRVVENLLTNALRHAGTVRLEVGWTPSANRAELHIIDDGPGIPEAARGQVFEPFFTTHGSGTGLGLYIARELCDANAARLELLDSATGAHFRITCRGGECPSNPNGGEEPT from the coding sequence TTGACTCAGGCAACGTTTTCCGCGGATAGCGCGGCGCCTCCTTCGGGCGTGCATGGCGAGGTGCCTGCCGACGCCTTCTGGCGTTCCCTGCATTACTTTTCCCTCTATCGCCTCATTATCGCCGCGGTTTTTCTTGCCGTTTTCATCCCGACTGGCGGTGCGCTCAACCTGGGTTCGGAAGCCCCCGTTCTGTTCCAATGGACCGGCTATCTCTATCTGCTCCTGGCCTTCGGCTTCCTCCTCATCCTCCGGCGTTTCCACTGGGCATTCAATCTCCAGCTGACGATTCAGGTGGCCTGCGATGTCCTGGCCCTGACCTTGATGATGCATGCCAGCGGCGGCGCCAAGAGCGGCATCGCCGTCATGCTGCTGGTAGTATTGGCCGGTGCCGGCTTGGTTGGACAGGGCAGGATGGCGGTGTTTTACGCGGCGCTGGCGACGCTGGCCGTGCTGTCCGAGCAATCCTTCCGATTCCTCTATCAGGATGCGAGCCCGGAAGACTTCATTCGCATCGGCCTGACCAGCGTCGGCTTCTTCGCCACGGCGATCATCGCCCGCCTGCTCGCCCGTCGTATTGTCGCCAACGAGGATCTGGCTCGGCGGCGCGGCGTCGAACTCGCCGACCAGTTGCGCATCAACCAGCAGGTTATCCGCGACATGCAGGACGGCGTACTGGTGGTGGACAAGGATGGCCACGTGCGGCAGCACAACCCGCAGGCGGAAGTTTTGCTGGACGTCCACCCGCCGGAGTCCCCCGACCTGGCCACTTTTTCCGTGTCCCTGGCCGAGCACTTTGCGCGAGCCCGATTCATGGAGGAGGAAACAGGCAAGACCGTCCGCGTTCCGGGAAGCGGCCGCCTGCTGCGTGCCCGATTCCTGCCGCCGGGAGAGGGCGGAAACACGCTGATCTACATTGAGGATTTTGACCGGGTGCAGGCACAGGCGCAACAGATCAAGCTGGCGGCGCTGGGGCGCCTGACGGCCAATATCGCCCACGAAATCCGCAATCCGCTGGCGGCGATCAGCCACGCGGCGGAACTGCTGCCGGAGGAGCAACGCGCCGACAGGCAGGAACGCCTGATCCGCATCATCGGCGACAATGTCCGGCGCCTCAACCGCCTTGTCAGCGAAGTCCTCGAACTGGGGCGGCGGGATAGGGCGCAGCCGGAGCCGGTGCTTCTCCCCGGATTCCTGCGCAAGTTTCTTGACGAGTATGCGATCCATGACCCCACCGTGCGGGAGCGTGTCGCACTGGCAGCCGACGCCGAAGCGATTTTTTGTTTCGATCGCGCCCACCTGCACCGGGTGGTCGAGAATTTGCTGACCAATGCCTTGCGCCACGCCGGTACCGTGCGCCTGGAGGTCGGCTGGACGCCCTCGGCAAATCGGGCTGAATTGCATATCATTGACGATGGGCCGGGCATTCCGGAGGCGGCGCGCGGTCAGGTATTCGAGCCGTTTTTCACGACTCATGGCAGCGGCACCGGTCTGGGGCTCTATATCGCGCGCGAATTGTGTGACGCCAACGCTGCCCGCCTGGAGTTGCTCGACAGCGCGACGGGAGCTCATTTTCGAATTACCTGCAGGGGAGGGGAATGTCCATCAAATCCGAACGGCGGGGAGGAACCCACATGA
- the ampD gene encoding 1,6-anhydro-N-acetylmuramyl-L-alanine amidase AmpD codes for MPAPASDLSKDGLLPGADFVFSPNCDERPVGETVRLVVVHAISLPPGEFGGDGVERLFTNCLDPAVHPYYEGIHALRVSAHFFIRRDGRIMQFVSCGKRAWHAGASVWRGRERCNDFSVGIEMEGCDEQPFTDHQYERLAALVRALRRTYPIEDVVGHADIAPGRKTDPGPLFDWRRLLLMIDRGVDATALPPRADGIKNVLHRRHPPTRISRK; via the coding sequence ATGCCGGCCCCTGCTTCCGATCTGAGCAAGGACGGCCTGCTGCCTGGAGCGGATTTCGTCTTCTCTCCCAATTGCGACGAGCGTCCCGTTGGTGAAACTGTGCGCCTGGTGGTCGTACATGCCATCAGTCTGCCTCCCGGCGAGTTCGGCGGCGATGGCGTCGAACGGTTGTTTACCAATTGCCTTGACCCCGCTGTCCACCCGTACTATGAAGGCATTCATGCGTTGCGGGTTTCCGCCCATTTCTTCATTCGCCGCGACGGGCGGATCATGCAGTTTGTCTCTTGCGGCAAGCGCGCATGGCATGCGGGCGCTTCAGTCTGGCGCGGCCGCGAGCGCTGCAACGACTTCTCCGTGGGCATCGAAATGGAGGGCTGCGACGAGCAGCCTTTCACGGATCATCAGTACGAACGGCTGGCCGCGCTCGTCCGGGCATTGCGGCGCACCTACCCTATCGAGGACGTGGTGGGCCATGCCGACATCGCGCCGGGACGGAAAACCGATCCCGGGCCGCTTTTTGACTGGAGACGACTGCTCTTGATGATTGATCGTGGCGTCGATGCGACAGCGTTGCCGCCACGTGCCGATGGCATCAAAAATGTCTTGCATCGTCGCCACCCACCCACTAGAATTAGTCGGAAGTAG
- a CDS encoding sigma-54 dependent transcriptional regulator → MKRVLVVDDEADIRELLDMTLARMGLAADCAGSVGEARRFLASNRYQLCLTDMHLPDGKGIDLVRLIGEQHPELPVAVITAHGSMENAVSALKAGAFDYLSKPVSLEQLRLLVKSALDLPERGDAVLQTGQCELQGNSAAMSQARALIERVARSQAPVYITGASGSGKELAARMIHRLSARAAAPFIPVNCGAIPESLMESEFFGYRKGAFTGADSDRDGFFQVTHDGTLFLDEVADLPLVMQVKLLRAIQEKRVRKVGATTEDPADARIICATHQDLRALVEQGRFRQDLFYRLNVIEIRMPALRECREDIPLLAENIIGRLAQSAQRPAPELTPAALQALREYPFPGNVRELENIMERAMALLVGNIIDVGDLSLSAPALPAEAVSPEQLPLQDHLDRVEKQTILEALQKTRFNRTAAARLLGVTFRSLRYRMERLGLKD, encoded by the coding sequence ATGAAGCGGGTATTGGTGGTCGATGACGAGGCGGACATCCGCGAGCTGCTCGATATGACACTCGCCCGCATGGGGCTGGCGGCCGACTGCGCCGGTTCAGTCGGTGAGGCCAGACGTTTTCTCGCCAGCAATCGTTATCAGCTATGCCTGACCGACATGCACCTGCCCGATGGCAAGGGTATCGACCTGGTACGACTGATCGGCGAGCAACACCCGGAACTGCCGGTCGCCGTCATTACTGCGCACGGCAGCATGGAGAACGCCGTGTCTGCCCTCAAGGCCGGCGCTTTCGACTATCTCTCCAAGCCGGTTTCCCTCGAGCAACTGCGGTTACTGGTCAAGTCAGCCCTCGATCTGCCCGAGCGCGGCGATGCTGTCCTGCAGACGGGCCAATGCGAACTACAAGGCAACTCGGCGGCCATGAGCCAGGCGCGCGCCCTGATTGAGCGTGTGGCACGCAGCCAGGCGCCGGTATATATCACCGGCGCCTCCGGTAGTGGGAAGGAGCTGGCGGCACGCATGATCCACCGCCTTAGCGCGCGTGCCGCTGCGCCCTTCATACCCGTCAACTGCGGCGCGATCCCGGAAAGCCTGATGGAGAGCGAGTTCTTCGGCTACCGCAAGGGCGCCTTCACCGGCGCCGATAGCGACCGGGATGGTTTCTTCCAGGTCACTCACGACGGCACCCTGTTCCTCGATGAAGTGGCCGACTTGCCGCTGGTCATGCAGGTCAAGCTACTGCGCGCCATTCAGGAGAAACGGGTGCGCAAGGTGGGTGCCACGACGGAGGATCCGGCGGATGCCCGCATCATCTGCGCGACCCATCAGGATCTCAGGGCGCTGGTTGAGCAGGGAAGATTCCGGCAGGATCTCTTCTACCGCCTCAACGTCATCGAGATTCGCATGCCGGCCCTACGCGAATGCCGGGAAGACATTCCGCTACTGGCAGAGAACATCATTGGGCGACTGGCTCAATCTGCGCAGCGCCCGGCGCCGGAACTGACGCCGGCGGCGCTTCAGGCTCTTCGGGAATATCCGTTTCCGGGCAATGTGCGCGAGCTTGAAAATATCATGGAGCGTGCCATGGCCCTGCTGGTTGGGAATATCATTGATGTCGGCGACTTGAGTCTATCCGCTCCGGCGCTGCCGGCGGAAGCCGTGTCGCCGGAGCAGCTGCCGCTGCAGGATCACCTGGACCGTGTCGAGAAGCAGACCATTCTCGAAGCCCTGCAAAAAACCCGCTTCAACCGCACTGCCGCTGCCCGTTTGCTGGGCGTCACCTTCCGCTCGTTGCGCTATCGCATGGAGCGGCTGGGGCTGAAGGACTGA
- a CDS encoding mechanosensitive ion channel family protein: MTSAIDRFMAWLPDNLDKPARILLILLLAAIALRAIHRILPRLRETIAARQENAEDGRRIHTLSRVIRYVLTVVVTVVTGLLILGEFGVSVAPILGAAGVVGIAVGFGAQSLVKDYFTGFFLLLENQIRIGDVIEAGGKSGAVEELTLRYLRLRDYSGNVHFVPNGNISVVTNKSLGYAHAVIDAGVGYGENVDRVMSVMRAVGEDLRRDPEFSARILDGIEIAGVDQWADSAIVIRCRFRVTPLEQWNVRREFLRRLKDAFDREGIEIPFPHIKLVR; the protein is encoded by the coding sequence ATGACTTCCGCAATCGACAGATTCATGGCCTGGCTGCCGGATAACCTGGACAAGCCGGCCCGCATCCTGCTCATCCTGCTGCTGGCCGCCATCGCCCTGCGCGCCATCCACCGCATCCTGCCGCGCCTGCGCGAAACCATCGCCGCGCGCCAGGAAAACGCCGAGGACGGCCGGCGCATCCACACCCTTTCGCGGGTGATCCGCTACGTCCTGACGGTCGTGGTGACGGTGGTCACGGGGCTGCTGATCCTCGGCGAATTCGGCGTCTCGGTGGCGCCGATCCTTGGCGCGGCGGGCGTGGTCGGCATCGCCGTCGGCTTCGGCGCCCAGAGTCTCGTCAAGGACTACTTCACCGGCTTCTTCCTGCTCCTCGAAAACCAGATCCGCATCGGCGACGTCATCGAGGCCGGCGGCAAGTCCGGCGCCGTCGAGGAGCTGACGCTGCGCTACCTGCGACTGCGCGACTACTCGGGCAACGTGCACTTCGTGCCCAACGGCAACATCTCGGTGGTCACCAACAAGAGCCTGGGTTATGCCCATGCGGTGATCGACGCCGGCGTCGGCTACGGCGAGAACGTCGACCGCGTGATGTCCGTCATGCGCGCCGTGGGCGAGGATCTGCGCCGCGATCCGGAATTCTCGGCGCGGATTCTCGACGGCATCGAGATCGCCGGCGTCGACCAGTGGGCCGACTCCGCCATCGTGATCCGTTGCCGCTTCCGCGTGACGCCGCTGGAGCAGTGGAACGTGCGGCGGGAATTCCTGCGCCGGCTCAAGGACGCCTTCGACCGGGAAGGCATCGAGATTCCCTTCCCGCACATCAAACTGGTCCGGTGA
- a CDS encoding patatin-like phospholipase family protein produces MHPPDTRTALILAGGGARAAYQVGVLAAVRELLSDSKRNPFPILCGSSSGAINAAIMAVRAEDFGSGVDFLHEIWANFRAGDVYRADPLGIGLSGIRWLSALALGGLFRRSPRSFLDNAPLRRLLVRAVPFDRIGQAVAHRALHALSITCSGYNSGQSVTFFEGRADLEPWNLSQRVGAHVKLGVDHLMASAALPFVFPAVKLNREWFGDGSMRQLAPVSPAIRLGADRIMVIGTGSLAAESELRPHGDRYPSLAQIAGHALSSIFLDSLTMDLEHMARINHALSVIPEEVRRQSGLPLRPVDVLVISPSERLDHLAARHVRALPWAMRLLMRGVGAMSRNGGALASYLLFEKPYTRALIDLGYRDTLARRDEVAAFLGASPHLA; encoded by the coding sequence ATGCATCCGCCTGACACAAGAACCGCCCTGATCCTTGCCGGCGGCGGCGCTCGCGCCGCCTATCAGGTGGGCGTCCTGGCGGCCGTGCGCGAACTCCTGTCGGACTCGAAGCGGAACCCATTCCCGATCCTCTGCGGCAGTTCATCCGGCGCCATCAACGCGGCCATCATGGCGGTTCGTGCCGAGGATTTCGGCTCGGGCGTCGATTTTTTGCACGAGATCTGGGCCAATTTCCGCGCCGGAGACGTCTATCGCGCCGATCCGCTGGGCATCGGTCTGTCCGGGATCCGCTGGCTGAGCGCGCTGGCGCTGGGCGGACTCTTCAGACGGAGTCCGCGTTCGTTCCTCGACAACGCGCCGCTGCGGCGGCTGCTGGTCAGGGCGGTCCCGTTCGACCGCATCGGGCAGGCCGTCGCCCACCGCGCCCTCCATGCGCTCAGCATTACCTGTTCCGGCTACAATTCCGGACAGAGCGTCACCTTTTTCGAGGGACGGGCGGACCTGGAACCCTGGAACCTCAGCCAGCGCGTCGGCGCCCATGTCAAGCTGGGTGTCGATCACCTGATGGCCTCCGCCGCGCTCCCCTTTGTTTTCCCCGCCGTCAAGCTGAACCGGGAGTGGTTCGGCGATGGCTCCATGCGGCAGCTCGCCCCCGTCTCCCCGGCCATCCGTCTTGGCGCCGACCGCATCATGGTCATCGGCACCGGCAGCCTGGCCGCCGAAAGCGAGTTGCGGCCGCACGGCGATCGTTATCCGTCGCTGGCGCAGATCGCCGGCCATGCCCTGTCGAGCATCTTTCTCGACAGCCTGACCATGGACCTGGAGCACATGGCCCGCATCAACCACGCGCTCTCCGTGATTCCGGAAGAGGTTCGCCGGCAGAGCGGCCTGCCCCTGCGGCCCGTCGATGTGCTGGTGATTTCCCCCTCGGAACGGCTGGACCACCTGGCGGCCCGCCACGTCAGGGCACTGCCGTGGGCGATGCGTCTGTTGATGCGCGGCGTCGGCGCCATGAGCCGGAACGGCGGCGCGCTGGCCAGCTACCTGCTTTTCGAGAAGCCCTACACCCGGGCATTGATCGACCTGGGCTACCGGGATACCCTGGCCCGCAGGGACGAGGTTGCGGCCTTTCTCGGCGCAAGTCCCCATTTGGCATGA